The Populus trichocarpa isolate Nisqually-1 chromosome 18, P.trichocarpa_v4.1, whole genome shotgun sequence genomic interval AGTTTATGAagcttgatttcaaaacaaaatttttagtAATATCCATACAAAATTATGGTAGAATATCCATACAAAATTATGGTagataagatttaattaaatatttttaaatttatggttAGGGAAAAATTGgatcataattttaaacagattttttgaaaatattttttttttattaaacctatttttaaattatttttttatttgaaaaaatattaaattgatatttttttagatttttttaataattttagtatactaatataaaaaaaattaaaaatttattaaattttcaattaaaaactacttttaaaaaacacatcttcacccaacaaacttttaatacatatattagATACAAGATAGACTTTACTatcttaataaaagaaaaatacattgcCGACCAAATATGAAAATCATTACCACACACAAGgatcaatttgacaaaaacaacGTCAGCCAAGACATCATCAAGAAGGTCAAGGTCAAACCAAACTCATCGCTTTGCGAGACCCTGTCGaaattcctatatatatatatatatggtaccatagaagaagaagagaatatttttcttgttgctaTTAATGCGTTTGCTCCATTCATTGAATCAAAAGTacagatttttttcaatttgcaaaAGGGGTTTGATGGATACGGTTTATATCTCCCATGGGTCACCAATGATGGCGATCGATGAAAGCATACCAGCGAGGAAATTCTTGAAGACATGGCAACAAATTTTCAAAGAAAGACCTAACGCCATTCTTGTTATTTCTGGCCATTGGGATACCAAAGAACCAACTGTTAATGTTGTTAATCGCAATGACACTATTTATGACTTCTATGGCTTCCCCAAATCCATGTATAAGGtacttttgatatatttttctctcaaagttttctgtttttttatttttcaatggttTTTCTTATCAGGGTTGGTGAGTTTTCAGGTTGATTAAGTTTTGAGAGATTATGATCTGATATTTAGGTAGAAAAATGTCTTTAGTTCTTTGGTGTGGGCCACTTGCTTCTTTTATGTGTTATACATGTGGAGATGTTTCGaaagttttgtgtttttttatttttgaaggttttttcTTATCTGGGTTGGTGAAATTTTGTTCTAATTGTAGCTTGATAAACTCTTAAGAGTGATAGATATGATGAGATATTGAGGAAAAAGAGTAAGTTTTTCATTGATGTCTGTGATCTAATTGCATGATTTGGAGTCTCAAGTTGAAACTAATTGTTAAAACTGTGATTACACTGCTAGAGATATCCGCTATAATATATAGTGTTGTTAAAACTGTGATTACACTGCTAGAGATATCCGCTATAATATATAGTGTTCTAAACCTTAGGGCTGTTGTTATCTGTTGCTTTCTCCTGCAGTGGAGAGTTATTGATCTGTTGAAAGTTTCTTACATTGGAGAATTTCATCTTGGTGATGATTAAAAGGCAAACAAAGGTAATGGACTAGGAATTTCTAGAGAGGTCATACTCAGTTTTTCCTATTAAGTGAACAGGCCTCGAAAGTCTTGTTGATGATAGACTATTTCTTCTAGACTCTACAGTGACTTGGGGGCATGTACGTGTATAGAGTTAGTAATAAATCTGAACAGAACAGCATACAGGGAAGTTTGGCTATGAATAGGACCGGCATCGGAGTTGATAGTTGCATGAAGTGAACCCACAATTAATTAGTTAGTGTTTTTAAGTTGAAACTTGTCTTTATACTGTTAATtggatctttttatttatgtttccaATATTTTTCCCCTTCTTCCAGCTCAAATATACACCGCCAGGTGCTCCACTATTGGCAAAGAGGGTGAAGGAACTGCTCATGGCAAATGGTTTCAAGCGTGTTCATGAAGATAAAACACGAGGAGTTGACCATGGCACATGGGTTCCTCTGATGTTCATGTATCCTGAGGCTGACATTCCAGTGTGCCAGCTCTCTGTTCAGACTGATAGAGATGGAACTTACCATTATAACTTGGGGAAGGCATTGGCCCCCCTTAGGGAGGAAGGTATCCTCATCATGGGATCTGGAGCTACTACTCACAACTTGGGGACCATGCAACCCAGTGGCAGTCCTGTTCCTTCATGGGCTTTGCAGTTTGAT includes:
- the LOC18107919 gene encoding 4,5-DOPA dioxygenase extradiol, which codes for MRLLHSLNQKYRFFSICKRGLMDTVYISHGSPMMAIDESIPARKFLKTWQQIFKERPNAILVISGHWDTKEPTVNVVNRNDTIYDFYGFPKSMYKLKYTPPGAPLLAKRVKELLMANGFKRVHEDKTRGVDHGTWVPLMFMYPEADIPVCQLSVQTDRDGTYHYNLGKALAPLREEGILIMGSGATTHNLGTMQPSGSPVPSWALQFDTWLKNALLEGRYEDVNHYDSRAPYGKMAHPWPDHFYPLHVAIGAAGENAKAKLVHHSWDNGTLSYASYQFTARK